One Companilactobacillus farciminis KCTC 3681 = DSM 20184 genomic window, AGGCTGAACGAGAATTCAAAGATAATCCTCAAGATGTTTCTCTCGATGCTCTGGAAAAAGAGATGAGCAGCTATTGTTAAGTCCAAGAAATAACGATAAAGAATAAATGCGCGTAAGTTAAAAAGCTTACGCGCATTTATTTATAATAAGGCAAATCTAAGAAGGTAATAATTGTTTCTGTACCTTGATTTTCCTGAGATTTGATTTGGATAGTGTGACCGAGTTTGTCGACCATCTTTTTAACCAAATACAGTCCCATACCAGTCGATTTACTACCACTCTTGCGACCGTTAGTACCAGTAAAACCTTTATTGAAAACACGGCTGATATCTTGATTTTTGATACCAATACCGTTGTCTTTAAGGTGTAATTCAATATTTCCATCATGGGTAGTCGAGAAGATGTTGATCTTACCGCCAGTTGCGGTGTATTTTAAGCTGTTGGAGAGAATTTGGTTAATAATAAAGCTTAGCCATTTTTCATCAGTCAAAACTTTTTTGTCGGTGATCTCGAAGTGAATGCCGATTCGTTTGCTGATAAAGAGACGTTTGTTGGTTCTGATACAAGATTTAACGATGTCGTTTAAGTCTTGTTCTTGAATCAGATAGTCATTGGAGAAGTTATTCAAGCGAGCAAAGTACAGTGCTTGGTCGACTAAATAATCAATTTCTTCCAATTCTTGGGCGATTAATTCTCGGTCCAGATCGTCATCTTGTGACAATTTTAAAGCCGCTAAAGGAACTTTAATGTCATGTACCCATGATTCGGTATACTCTCGTTGATCCTTTTGATTCTGGTATAACTCTGTTAATTCGTTGCGATATTGCAGTGAAATGTTGTTGATCTTGTCTTGGATGAATTGCTGCTCGTTATTTCTAGCTCCAAATAGTTCTTTGGAAAGATCGTCTTGATAGTTTGATAGCTGTTCATACCAGCTCTTTTTGTGCAAATAAGAAACTGATAAATTGACGACCAAAAAAATTACCGCCAGAATCCAAGTATAAACGAGTGTCCCTAGGTGAAAATGAACTCTAGGATCGAGGAATAAAACTAATTCGACGAAGGTCATTCCCACTAGGACAATCAAAATTGAGTAAATGTGATCGCGCAAATATTTAAAAAATGTCATCTTTAACCTCGCTAAGGAATAATGTACCCTTGACCGACTTTAGTAACGATGTAATTCTTTAAGCCAAATTTTTCGATTTTGCCACGAAGACGATTGATGTTAACTGTCAAAGTGTTGTCGTCGACGAATCGTTCATCGTCCCACATGAAATTCAATAGTTGCTCACGAGTAACGATTTTGCCTTGATCTTTTAATAGACGTTGCAATAATTTGTATTCGTTTTTGGAGAGGTCAATTTTTTCGTCTCCAATTTCAACGGTCCCGCTGGATAAATTGAGTTTTAACCCATTGTGTTCGATTGTATCGCTGGAACTCTTTGAAAAATCATAAGTTCGACGCAATAGAGCATTTATTTTGGCAACTAGAATATCGACTGAGAAAGGCTTTTCAACGAAATCATCTGCTCCCATATTCATAGCCATGATTTGATCCATATTAGAATTACGTGAAGAAATGATGATAATAGGTAGTTTAGAAATCTTACGAATCTCTTGATTCCAATAATAGCCGTCATAGACCGGTAAATTGATATCTAGTAGCACTAAATCGGGTTGATAATCTTTGAATTGTTCGATAATATTGTCGAAATCTTTAGTAATGTAGGAGTCCATTTGCCATTTTGCCAGATTTTCACTGATCAGCTTGGCGATGGAGAAATCATCCTCAATAATCATAATTTTAACCATTTAAAAAAATCCTCCGTGCTAGAATAAAGACACTATATAGTATGATAACAATAAATAATTAATTTTGGAGAGTTTACTGTGCAAATTGCTGTAAAGAATATTTCAAAAGATTTTGGGAAGAAGAAAAATGCTGTTCATGCTATTAAGGATATCACCTTAGAAGTTGAACATGGAGAGCTATTAGGAATCATGGGACCTTCTGGAGCTGGGAAGACGACGCTGTTAAACATGATTTCAACTAACGAACGACCCGATCACGGACAGATAATCATCGATGGCTTAGATTTAACCCAGTTGCATGATCGTGATTTAGCAAAATACCGTCGTAATAAAATGGGCTTTATTTATCAAAGTTTCGAATTACTAGATTCCTTGAATGTTAAGGAAAATGTTATTTTGCCATTGGCTTTGAGTCGAGCTAATAAAAAGATTATCGAAGAAAGATTTCAATATATGATGAATTTGTTGAATATCGAAAAACTAGCTCAACGTGAAATTGACGAATTATCGCTAGGACAACGTCAAATGGTGGCAGCTGCCAGAGCTTTGATCAATAAACCAGAAATCTTATTTGCGGATGAACCAACTGGTAGTTTGGATTCTAAGTCGGCGACTATTTTGTTGAATTATATGCAGCTGATCAACCAAAAAGAAAAAACCACTATTTTGATGGCAACTCATGACGCCTTCACAGCCAGTTATTGTACGCGGGTAGTTTTTATCAAAGATGGGGTAGTTTTTTCAGAGGTAGTTAATCCAGGAGACCGTGACAAGTTCTTCGAGCAAATAATCAACATGCAACGAACGATTGGTGGAGGAAATTATTTCAATGTATCGCAAAATTATTAAACGTAGTCTTTCAAATATGCGCGACAGCTATTTGATTTATATCTTAGCCTGCAGTTTTGCCATTGGCGTTTTTGGGATTTTGCTGTCAATGGGGGATAGCCCTTCAGTTCATGCGGCATTGCACTGGTGGAATTCGTTTATCTATGAAATTTCTACTTTTATGAGTGGGTTGTTCGCCTTTTTTGCCTTTATTTATATGATTTATGTAGGTGGATTTTTTATACAACGACAAAAAAATGAATTTTTGACTTTTGAGAAGCTGGGGATGTCACGTTGGGTCATCGTGATGATAAGTTTCTTCCAGACCGCTATCGTGCAAATAGTCGCGTGGCTAGTTGGTCTGTTACTGATGGTGATTTTTCAAAAGTTTATGGGAATGTTGCTGTTTTATTTAATGCAAATTCGTTACAATTTTGCGACTAGCTTTGGTGGAGATACGCTGTTGATGATGTTTTGGACGTTCTTATTCTCAACGATTATTTTAAGTCTACTGAATGCAATCAAGACGATCCGAATCTTACGAAAAAAGCAGCGGAAAATTAACGTCAAGACTCGTTGGTGGTTGCGAATACCTGCGGGAGTCTTTGGGATTGCACTTTTATTCAGTGCTCAAGTTTGTACCTGGTCGTTGTTCACCGATATTCGAATGATTAGTTATTCTGCTAAGCCATTGAATGAGATCTTTTTCATTTTGTTAGCTTATATTTTTGGAACGTATTTGGTTTACTATGGTTTTTTACCAACAATTCTAAATTTATTGCAGAAAATTCATGCAATTTCCTATTCAGGTTTGAATCTTTTTTCATTTAAATATTTAAAAGAACGACTTTTTCAAAATATTTCTATTTTGTGGTTCGTAACGGAATTATCAGCTTTAGCCTTGGCTTTACTGACGTTTTGCTATTTCGGGTATCAAGCTGTTCATGAAAGTTACGATAGCTCTTATCCTTTTGAGTTGGCAGCCAATAAAGATACGGCTCATTTTATTAGAAAAGAGCTCAAACAGACTGATGCAAAGATAAAAAGAAAATATAAAACTAACGTCAAAATAAATTTAACATCTTACTATAATAAAAAAAGTTCCACCTATATGAAGCAACCAATGACTTTCATGTCTTATTCATCGTATAAATCATTACCTAAACAGATGCGTAAAGGTAACAGTAAAATTAATTCGAATGAATTTATGAAAATTGATACTCCCACCGGAATCATGTATCAAGATCAAGAGACAGAATATAACATCGCCGTTAAGGGCGCACCAATGATTGCTAAAGCTAAAGCCGGCCGAGCCTTTCCTTATGGTGGTTCAATGCATTTTGGTCCAATGATGATTGTGCCAGATAAGTATTATCAAAATATGCCAGCTGAAATCAATGATACTTTTTATGGATGGAATTTCAAAAAGGGAGACCAACTGCAGAAGTCTCAAGCTGAACGTTTAAAAAACTATCGATATGCCTACTATTTGAAGGTAAATCTCAAGTCTTCTTTAAAAGATTCGACAATAGAAGTCATCAAAAAAGCCCCCAAGCAATATGATGCCTCTGTATATACACAGGTAGGATATTTGCGTGAGGGTAATATTAAAAAACGTTTCAAACAAGGTGGCGGTTTTTATTTGTATATCGTAGCCTTATTCAGCGTAGCTTTATTGATAGCTTTGGGGAGCGTTTTGACTTTGAGAATTTTATTGCGAGATGATTATCAATCCAGACAATTACGAACTTTGCAAAAAATCGGTGTCGAAGAAAAAGAAATCAAGCGGATTATTTTACGAGAAAACACTTGGACGTTCTTGATTCCAATCGTCTTTGCCTTAGTGCAATCATATACTGCTATAGCAATGTTTGATAGTGGACGACATATTTCTAAAAATATCATATTGATCTTCGGCGGTTATATCGTCTTGTATGGATTGTTTGGTTTCATCAGTTATCAAGTTTCCTGGCGTAGTATTAAGCAGAAGTTTCGTCTGTAACTACGTAAGCTTTTGAGAAGAAACCGAAATCTTCTTGGTTGGAACCTTGAATTTGTTTTTGAATTTCTTCTTGAAGTAGTGTTTGCCAGACTTTAATTTGTGAAGTTGTGTCAAAAGTTCTAATAATTAAATATTCTCTGGGACTTTCCCTTTTTTGCAAGACGGCGGTTGATGTAGAATTAAAAGAGTATGAGTGGGTACTGAATAGTTTTTCCTCGAATAATTTGGCTTGATCAGGATTTAATTTTAAATAAGTCAAGGAATATAGACTATTCAAAGGTTCGTAAACCCCACTGATACCGCGATATTGTGCAAATGTTGATAAATTTTTTATCAAAAGATGGTCTGCATTGGCATGAAATAAGGGTTTTAATAAAGTATCGGATGGTGACATCTGACTCTTCAAAAAGAGATATGTGCCTAGCTTTAATGTTATGTTCATAGTTATTGAAATCCTTTCAATTATAAAATTTTTTGGAGGTTTTCTATGTTAGTTACAGTTTTAGGTTTTTATGGTGGTTACCCTTATAAGGGAATCGGAACATCTGGTTACCTATTAAGGGATGGCGATAAGAACTACTTGATCGATTGCGGTAGTGGTGTTTTGAATTCACTAGCAAGTTATATGAAACCAACTGATCTAGATGGTGTCATCTTATCACATTATCACCATGATCATACCGCAGATGTTGGTGTTTTGCAGTACGAATGGCTTGCAGCTAAAAAAGAGAATCTATTACCTATTTATGGTCATACTCAAGATTTTGTCAACTTTGCGCAATTGTCAGTCGATAACGCCACTAAAGGAATTGCTTATAACGATTATGAACCAACTCAAATCGATGACTTGAAGTTTGAGTTCATGAGAACCGTTCATCCAGTTCCAGCATATGCAATGCGTATCACTGATAAGGATGGTAAGGTAATCGTTTATACCGCTGATACAACTTACTTTGATGGTTTAGTTGATTTTGCAAAAGATGCCGACTTATTGATTGCGGACACTAACTTCCCAGAAGACGTTACTGGTCGCAAAGCCCATCTTAATACAAAAGAGGCAGGAACGTTAGCTAAAGAAAGCAATGTTAAACGTTTGATGATCAGTCACTTACCACAGACCGTTGATGCTGACGTTATGTTAAAGCAATCACAAAAATATGCTGAAGATGTTCCAGTAATTCATGCATTCCAAGGTTTGGAAGTTGAAGTGTAAGGCTTAGGAATAGGCTTTAGGTTTTCAATGAAAGTAGTATTAATTATAACTAATGGAATAAATAAACTAATATCTATGTAATTTGTGAAAGGATTATA contains:
- a CDS encoding sensor histidine kinase — translated: MTFFKYLRDHIYSILIVLVGMTFVELVLFLDPRVHFHLGTLVYTWILAVIFLVVNLSVSYLHKKSWYEQLSNYQDDLSKELFGARNNEQQFIQDKINNISLQYRNELTELYQNQKDQREYTESWVHDIKVPLAALKLSQDDDLDRELIAQELEEIDYLVDQALYFARLNNFSNDYLIQEQDLNDIVKSCIRTNKRLFISKRIGIHFEITDKKVLTDEKWLSFIINQILSNSLKYTATGGKINIFSTTHDGNIELHLKDNGIGIKNQDISRVFNKGFTGTNGRKSGSKSTGMGLYLVKKMVDKLGHTIQIKSQENQGTETIITFLDLPYYK
- a CDS encoding response regulator transcription factor → MVKIMIIEDDFSIAKLISENLAKWQMDSYITKDFDNIIEQFKDYQPDLVLLDINLPVYDGYYWNQEIRKISKLPIIIISSRNSNMDQIMAMNMGADDFVEKPFSVDILVAKINALLRRTYDFSKSSSDTIEHNGLKLNLSSGTVEIGDEKIDLSKNEYKLLQRLLKDQGKIVTREQLLNFMWDDERFVDDNTLTVNINRLRGKIEKFGLKNYIVTKVGQGYIIP
- a CDS encoding ABC transporter ATP-binding protein; its protein translation is MQIAVKNISKDFGKKKNAVHAIKDITLEVEHGELLGIMGPSGAGKTTLLNMISTNERPDHGQIIIDGLDLTQLHDRDLAKYRRNKMGFIYQSFELLDSLNVKENVILPLALSRANKKIIEERFQYMMNLLNIEKLAQREIDELSLGQRQMVAAARALINKPEILFADEPTGSLDSKSATILLNYMQLINQKEKTTILMATHDAFTASYCTRVVFIKDGVVFSEVVNPGDRDKFFEQIINMQRTIGGGNYFNVSQNY
- a CDS encoding FtsX-like permease family protein — protein: MYRKIIKRSLSNMRDSYLIYILACSFAIGVFGILLSMGDSPSVHAALHWWNSFIYEISTFMSGLFAFFAFIYMIYVGGFFIQRQKNEFLTFEKLGMSRWVIVMISFFQTAIVQIVAWLVGLLLMVIFQKFMGMLLFYLMQIRYNFATSFGGDTLLMMFWTFLFSTIILSLLNAIKTIRILRKKQRKINVKTRWWLRIPAGVFGIALLFSAQVCTWSLFTDIRMISYSAKPLNEIFFILLAYIFGTYLVYYGFLPTILNLLQKIHAISYSGLNLFSFKYLKERLFQNISILWFVTELSALALALLTFCYFGYQAVHESYDSSYPFELAANKDTAHFIRKELKQTDAKIKRKYKTNVKINLTSYYNKKSSTYMKQPMTFMSYSSYKSLPKQMRKGNSKINSNEFMKIDTPTGIMYQDQETEYNIAVKGAPMIAKAKAGRAFPYGGSMHFGPMMIVPDKYYQNMPAEINDTFYGWNFKKGDQLQKSQAERLKNYRYAYYLKVNLKSSLKDSTIEVIKKAPKQYDASVYTQVGYLREGNIKKRFKQGGGFYLYIVALFSVALLIALGSVLTLRILLRDDYQSRQLRTLQKIGVEEKEIKRIILRENTWTFLIPIVFALVQSYTAIAMFDSGRHISKNIILIFGGYIVLYGLFGFISYQVSWRSIKQKFRL
- a CDS encoding MBL fold metallo-hydrolase — protein: MLVTVLGFYGGYPYKGIGTSGYLLRDGDKNYLIDCGSGVLNSLASYMKPTDLDGVILSHYHHDHTADVGVLQYEWLAAKKENLLPIYGHTQDFVNFAQLSVDNATKGIAYNDYEPTQIDDLKFEFMRTVHPVPAYAMRITDKDGKVIVYTADTTYFDGLVDFAKDADLLIADTNFPEDVTGRKAHLNTKEAGTLAKESNVKRLMISHLPQTVDADVMLKQSQKYAEDVPVIHAFQGLEVEV